A segment of the Catenuloplanes nepalensis genome:
ACTGTGGCTCGCCGTGCAGCGGCCGGCCGCCGTAGACCGCGGGCAGGCCGGACTGGCTCACGATCGAGGTCAGCGGGTCGTCGCCCTGCAACGCCATCAGCATGATGCCGTCCACACCGCGGGTGTGCAGCAGGTTCGTCAGCCGGCCCCGGCCCCGGCCGGAGCTGGCCAGGCAGAGCAGCAGGTGCAGGTCGGTCTCCTCGAGTACGGCGGACACGCCCACGATCACCTGCGCGAAGAACGGGTCGGCGAACAGCTCCGGGTCGTCGTGTGAGATGGCCAGCGCGACGATGCCGGTCTGCCGGGTGGCCAGGGCGCGCGCAGTGCGGTTGGGCAGGTAACCCATCTCCCGGATCGCGGTCTCGACCGCGTCGCGGGTGGCGCGGCTGACGTGCGGCGCCTTGTTGATCACCCGGGACGCCGCGGACCTGGACACGCCGGCCCGCTCGGCCACCTCGTCGAGGGTGGGCTGCCGCCGGGGCGTCGCCGTCGCCATCTCGCCACCGGGTCCTTCCCGCCGCTGGTGCCGCCGCTCGATGGTATCGATCGCCGCCGGGGCCGTCGATCCGCGAAATCCTGGAAGCGCTTCCGGAAATCCGCTCTGAGGCCGGACCCTCACTTGACAAGCACGCGTGCTGCGCCGAGCATCAAATCGACTTCAATGGATGGAAGCGCTTCCAGTATCGGAGGAGATCTGTCGATGAAACGACCCGTACTGACCGGGGCGCTCACCGCTCTGGCGATGATGCTGCCCGCGGTCCTGCTCGGCGCTCCCGCCGCGCACGCCGACCCGATCAGTCAGACCAGCGGCTTCTACGTCAACCCGAACTCCAGCCCGGCGGCCTGGGCCGCGGCGAACCCGGGCGACGGCCGCGCCGCCGCGATCCGCACCTCGATCGCGCAGAAGCCGATGGCCAGCTGGTTCGGCAACTGGAGCGGTGACATCGGCGGCGCGGTCGGCGGATACGTTGGCGCCGCGGACGCGGTCGACAAGCTGCCGCTGCTGGTCGCCTACAACCTGCCCGGCCGCGACGCCTGCGGCGGCCACTCCGGCGGCGGCGCCGGCAGCATCGGCGCCTACGACGCGTGGATCTCCTCGTTCGCCGGTGCGATCGGCAACCGGCCCGCGATCGTGGTCCTCGAACCCGACTCGCTCGGCGACTTCAACTGCATGAGCCAGGCGCAGATCAACGACCGGGTCGGCATGCTCTCCCGCGCGGTCGGCCAGTTCCGGTCCAGGGCCGCGAACACCTGGGTCTACCTCGACGCGGGCAACCCCGGCTGGGTCGACGCACAGACCATGTCACAGCGGCTGCACACGGCCGGCGTCGCCAACGCGCGCGGCTTCGCACTGAACGTGTCGAACTACTTCACCACCGGCGAGAACTCCAACTACGGCAACCAGGTCTCGTCCGCACTGCAGCGCTTCGGCTACGGCAAACCATTCGTGATCGACACCAGCCGCAACGGCAACGGCCAGAACGGCCAGTGGTGCAACCCGGCCGGACGCCGGATCGGCACGCCGAGCCAGCAGGGCGGCGGCGCGGAGATGCTGCTCTGGCTGAAGACACCGGGGGAGTCCGACGGCGACTGCGGTGTCGGCGGGGGATCGTCCGCCGGGCAGTTCCTGCCCGAGGTGGCCTACAAGATGATCTACGGGTACTGACCGGGACCCGATGGGGGCGGCCCGGCCGGAGCGCATGCCGGCCGGGCCGATCGGTCACCCGCAGGCCAGGCGCGCGGCGGCCCAGTCGGCGTGGTCCATGCCGTTGCCGTTCCCCGCGTCGGTGACCCGCAACTCCAGCTGCCCGGCGCCGGTGAGGTCCACGTCGAGCCGGACCGCGCCGCCGTCGCCGGTGACCACGCCGCTGCGGGCACGCAGTGTCCCGTCGGCCCAGACCTCGAACTCGACCGACCCGGACGCCTCGTCGTCGACGCCGACGTCGGAGCGGAACCGGGTGCACGCGCCGCCGAGGTCGACCAGGACGCTGGAGTAGGCGTGCGCGCCCAGGCCCTTCGCGTACTGGACTCCGCCGATGCTCATCGGGTTGCCGTCGGTCGCGCCCTGCTCGCCGTTGCTGCGGTCCGCCTCCACCGGGCCCCAGCCGTTGGCCTGCTGCACCCAGGGCCGGTCGCTGAGCCATGCGTAGCCCGCGGGCAGCGGCGCCTCGGTCGCGGTGACCGCGGTGATCGTGGTGCGGTAGCCGGCCGGGTTACGCGACGTCACCGACGCGGTCAGCTCGTAGCGGCCCAGGTCCGTGTCCGCCGGCGCGGTCACCGTGAACACCGCGGTCTCCGGGCTGCCGGCCGCGACCGTGCCGAGGCCGGCCCGCGCGGGCGTGACCGTCCAGCCCGGCGGTACGGCGAGCTGAGCCGTGGCCTCGGTCAGGCCGTCGGCGCACCGGGCGGCGACCGTGACCTCGACCCGTTCCGGCGTGCCGGCCTCGATCCGCCCGTCCGTGGTCGCGGTGACGTCCGGTGCGCACGGGGCCTCGACGTCGGAGTCCGGGACGCCACCGGCGCGCACCTCGGCCCGGGTCAGCGGGCGCAGCACCAGCTCGTGCGAGTACGGGCGGGACGGCGACAGCTTGAACGGGTCCAGGACCGAGTTCGGGGTCTCGCCCATACCGGTCTCACCGGCCAGCGCGTGCAGCGTCACCCAGCCGCGGTTGCGGACCAGCGGGAGCTGATGGTCGTACTCGGCGCGGTCGAGGTCGTCGAACGGGGTCACGGACACGTCCCGGGCGCCGCCGACCAGCAGCCCGGCCCGGCCGTCGTGCAGGCTCGCCCAGCGCGTGTCCGTGTGGTTGCCGTAGGCCTGTGGCCGGGAGTAGTGAACGTACTCCTGCTCCACCGTGCTGCGGTAGACGCCGAGCCGGGCACCGCTGCGCCGGTCGTTGTACGACTCGTGCGGGCCGCGGCCGTAGAACGCGAACCGCTGCATCTCGTCCGGCAGCCGCAGCGAGATCCCGATCCTGGGCAGGTACGGCAGCGAGCCGACGCCGGGGCCGGACGCGGCCACGTCCTGGGTGAGCGTGACGGTGCCACCGCGGTCGATCCGGTACCGCAGCGTCTGGGCGAACGAGATGCCGGTCCCGGCGACCGTGCTGCGCACCTCCACCACGACCGCGTCCGTCTCCGTGCGGGTCTGCACGCCGGTGACCGTGGTCGTCAGCCGGTCCAGGCCGAGGTCGTGCCAGATCCGCCGGTCGTCGGTGCCCCAGTCGTAGGTCTCGTTGCTCGTCGGCGGCCGGTAGACGTCCAGTGTGGGCGGTCCGGCGAGCAGCTCCCGGCCGTCCGCGCGCATCGAGGTCAGCGCGCCGTCGTCGAAGCGGTAGGCGAAACCGGGCCCGGAGACCGTGATCGCGTCACCGCGGGTGGCCACGGCCGGCGCGCCGCGCACCGGCGCGGGCAGGATCCCCGGCACCGCGCGGCCGCCGGCGGAGAACTGGTCGTAGCCGATCGTCCAGCCGCGCCGGGCCCAGGCGACGTCGCGGGTGGTGACCGCGGTCAGGTTCAGCGTCCGCTCCCGGTCGTCCGGGTTCGCCGGTGCCGCGCCGAGGTCCAGCTCCACGCTCTCGCCGGGCCCGAGCCGCAGCGTGCGGCTGCCGGATCGCAGTGTCCGGGCCTGCTCGGTGAGGCTCCAGTCGAGGCGCAGCTCGTACCCGCCGGCCTGCTGTTCGTTGAGGACGGTGACCTTTCCGCGGGCCGGATCGGTGGCGGTGAAACGGATCGGGGCCTGCGCCCACGCCATCTCCGCGGTCTCCGGCTGCAGGTAGCGGTCGGAACCGACCAGGCCGTCCGTGCCGGACAGACTGATGCCGAGACTGAGAAAATCACCCCTCCGCTGGTACGTGTCGAAGTTGAGCGCCAGGACCGCCTGCCCGGCCGGGTCGCCGGCCAGCTCGGCTGCGGTCAGCGCCCGGCCGTAGATCCGGGCGTCGTCGATCAGGCCGCGGCCCAGCCGTACGCTCCACAGGTCGTTGTCCTGCTGGGTCTCCGCGTTGCGGCCCAGGTTCACCTCGAACAGGCCCGGATCGACCGCGCCGGTCCGCGGCACGCTGCCCGCCTCGGCGCCGTCGATGAACAGCCGCAGCGCGCTGCCGTCGTAGACGCCGGTGACCCGGTGCCACGCGCCGTACCAGTCGTCCGGCACCGGCGCGGACACGGCCGTCCAGCCGCCCGCGTCGACGCCGAACTCGAGCGTGCCGGTGTCGCGCATCTGCAGCGCGTATCCCTGGCCCTTGGTCAGGATCGGGAAGCTGCCCGCCCACTCGCCCGGTTTCACCCACGCGTCCAGCGTCAGCGGGCCGGTCAGGTCGAGCCGCCGGTCCCGGAACACGTCCACGAAGTCGTCCAGGCTGGACAGTGACACGGCCTGTCCCCGGTGGCCGGGCGCCGGTTCCGGCTTGCCGACCAGGAACGTCTGGATGCCGTTCTGCGACGGTGTGAACACCAGCGGCTGGCGTAGGTTCTGCTCGGCCCAGTCCCAGATGAAACCGCCCTGCATCTGCGGGTTGCTCCGGGCCAGGGCCCAGAACTGGTCGAAGTTGCCGAGCCCGTTGCCCATCGCGTGCGCGTACTCACCCATCACGATCGGCTTGGTGGACGCGTCGGTGCGGGCCGCGAGGCGCGCCGGGGTCGGGTAGCGGGGGCCGTCGACGTCGGCGAACGGCGCGTCGCCGTCCGGGCTGTTCGACTGGTGGTAGAGCAGCCGGGTCGGCTCGTTCGCGTCCGCCCACGCGGCCATCGCGTGGTGGGCGGCGCCGAGACCGGCCTCGTTGCCGGTGTCCCAGAAGATGACGCTCGGATGGTTCTTGTCCCGCGCCACCATCGCCTGGAACCGGTCCGCGAACGCGGCCTGCCACTCCGGCCGGTCCGCGAGGCAGTTCGACGGGCAGTTCTCGTGCGAGTGCGTCTCGATGTCGACCTCGTCGTCCACCCACAGGCCGTGCCGGTCCGCCAGCCGGTAGAGGTAGGGGTCCGACGGGTAGTGCGAGGTGCGGACCGCGTTCAGGTGCAGCCGCTTCATCAGGAACACGTCGTCGCGCTGCCGCTGCGGGGTGTTGTACCGGCCGGTGTCCGGATCCGTCTCGGCCCGGTTCGTACCCTTGATCAGGATGTGTTCGCCGTTGACGAGGATCTGCCGGTCGCGCACCTCCACCTCGCGGAAACCGACCGGCTGCGCCGTGGTGTGCACCGGTTTCCCGGCGGGGTCGAGCAGCTCCAGGACCAGCGCGTACAGGTTCGGCTCCTCCGCGCTCCACTTAGCCGGAGCGGTCACCGGCACGGCCAGCGCCGAGCCGGCCGGGACGCTCGCGGTCGCCACCGCCCGGTCCCGGGCGTCGCGCAGCGTGCCGCGCACGGTGAAGCCCTCGGCCGGGCCGGCCACGTCGACGCGAGCGTGCAGCGTGGCGTCGCGGTAGCCCGCGTCCAGGTCCGTGGTGAGGTAGGCGTCCCGCAATCGGGTCTGCGCGGTCCGGTACAGCCACACGTCGCGGAAGATGCCGCTGAACCGCCACTGGTCGTAATCCTCCAGGTAGGAGCCGGCGCTCCAGCGGTGCACCTGCACCGCGATCCGGTTCCGGCCCGGCCGCAGCCGCTCGGTGATGTCGAACTCGGCCGGGGTGTAGCCACCCTGGTCGTACCCGACGTAGCCGCCGTTGACCCAGATCAGGTAGGCGCTGGTGACACCCTCGAAGCGCAGGAACACCCGGTCCCCACTCCAGTCCGCGGGCAGGTCGACCGTGCGCAGGTACGCCCCGGTGGGGTTGAGGTCCCGCGGCACCAGCGGCGGGTTGTCCGGTATCTCCTCCGGGATGTTGCGGAACATCGGGTGGTCGATGAAGTCGGACTGCCACGTGTGCGGCACCGTCGCGGCCGGCCACCCCCGTGCGTCGAAACCGTCCGTGCGGAACGCGGCCGGCACGTCCTCCGGACGCTCGTGGATCTTCAACCGCCACTGCCCGTTCAGCGGGAGCACGTGCGGGTTCCGGGCGCTGCGGTCGGTCAGGTCCGCGACCGCGGCGCGCGCGTCCGGGTACGGCCGCAGGTCCGAGTGCTGCGGCTGCTGGCCCTCGCCGACCAGGGTGGGATCCTCCAGGTAGCGGTACAGATCCTCGGCCGTCTTCGGCCCGCCCGCCGGGTCCACCGGCGTGGTGGCCGCGGTCGCGGCGCGGGCGGCGGCATCGGCCGCGGCGACCTCGATCGGCGGCGCCGGTTCCGGGGCGGCGGCGACCGCCGCGCCCGGAGGCAGCGCGACGGCGAGCGCGAGCACGAACGCGAGGGTACGACGCATCGGAGCCGCTCCTATGTGGTCGGTTGCACCGGCGATCGAACATGATGCATGTTTCTCCGCCTTCGGCCGCCAGTCAATGTGCATCGATTTCCGCTGATGTTAGGCTCGGTGCCGCGCCACCGTTCACCGGGGGAGACGCGGTCGAACGGCACTCACATCGCCCGGCCGAACCCGGCCACCACGAACGGGGACACCATGAAACGCCTGCTGCTCACCGCCGCCGCCGCGATCGCCACCGGCGCGCTCGCGCTGCCCGGCACCGCGGCCGCCGCCACACCCGCGGCCGCCACGCCCACATGCGAGTTCACCCGGGCCGTCTGTCTGTGGGACGCCGCCGGCAACCGGTTCAACGTGTCGGCGCTCAATCCGGCCGTCGGCACGTGCGTCGACCTCGCCTGGCACGGCTGGGGCAACGGGCGTGCCACGTCCGGCGCGAACACCGGCACCCGCACCGCCGTGCTGTACTCGAACACCGACTGCAGCGGCGGGTCCTACCAGCTGGTGCCGCAGGGTCAGTACCCGAGCATCTCGTTCCCGTCGAACAGCATCTACGTCTACTGACCCGGCCCGGCCTCGGCGCCGGGCGATGTTCGTCGAGCCTTTCGAGGTCGCGGGCGACCCGTTGACTTGTCGCAAGTCTTGTCTCAGACTAGTGGGACAAGACTTGCGACAAGCTGGGAGGCGGCCATGTCGAGGAAGGTACGTCCGGCGGAGCTCGAGATCGCCCGCCTGTGGTTGGCCGGGCGTGGACTGGCCGATGTCGCGTCGACGCCGATGCTGGCGGCGCGCCTGACGGTGCGGCGGCGTGCGCGGGTGGCCGCGGCCCTCCTGCTGGCCGGGTTCCTCATCGCGACCGCCCTCGTCTACGTCTCGGCGCTGCCGATCCGTACCGCGGAGGACGGTTTCGGCACGGATCAGCGCGGCGCGCTGGCGGTGCTGACCGCGCTGACGGCCGGGCTGGTGCTGGGCCTGTCACTGCTGGACCGGCGGGTGCGGCAGGTCGATGCGCGGGTCGGCGCGGAGTTGCCGCGACGGGCGGCGCACTCCGTGCGGCCCGGCTGGCGCACCGTGCTCGGCGTGCCGCGGCTCGCGCTGCTGACGACCACCTACGCGGGCGCGGCGGTGCTGGCGATCGCGGCCCTGGTCACGCGGGACGGCGCCGCGAGGTACGCGGCGGTCATCCTGCTGATCGGCGTGTGCGGGGTCGCGGCCGGCACGGTCGTCCAGCTGCGCCACGTGCTCACCCACTCGGTGGTGGCCGACGACGAGGACTCGCTGCGGGCCGACCTCCTGATGCGCGTCGAGGACGCCCGCGAGGTGGCCCTGCCGACCGCGGTGTGGTCACTGCCGGTCGTGTCGGTCTTCGACACCGGCCTCGATCCGTGGAACACCGGCTGGCTCGTCTTCATCGTCCTGAGCGTCATCGCGATCGCCCTGATCACGGTCCGGGACGGGCGCAACGCCCTGGCGGCCCGGCGCGGCACCGGCGCGCGGCGCACGGCATGATCGTTATTGATCCGGCCTCGCCCGTCCCGCCGTTCGAGCAGCTCCGGGCCCAGCTCGCCGCGCAGATCCAGGAACGCGTGCTGGCCGTGGGCACCCGGCTGCCGACCATCCGCCGCCTGGCCGCGGACCTCGGCCTGGCGGTCAACACGGTCGGCCGGGCCTACCGGGAGCTGGAGGAGGCGGGCCTGATCGAGACCCGCGGCGCGGCCGGCTCGTTCGTGTCCGCCGCCGGCGAGCAGGGACGCGAACGGGCCCGGCGCGCCGCCGCCGAGTATGCCGCCGTCATCACCAGCCTCGGCATCGACACCACCGAGGCCGTCCGCATCGTCCAGGCGGCGCTGACCCGGAGCGTTCCGGAGAGCGGCTGAACGCTGCCCCTGATGCCGCGGCATCGCCACCGATCCACCACCGGGCGGCCACGAGACGGGCGCGCCGTCGCCGAGCGCGGATCGCGTCGAAGACCGCGGTGCGCCCGTTGCTCACCGGGTCGCCGGTGCGCTTGGTGGCGCCGCTCGCGCCGGTGACGGTGACCGCGTGCGGGACCGAGACCGTCCGATGTCGGCTACGCAGCGTGTGATCGGTCACCGACCCCGGATCCCGCCCCGTCGTAACAGAAAATGTCGCTTCGAATGGCGCTCAAGTTTCTGCGGAAAACTGTTATCTTCTCGCATCCGGCTGAGTCGCAGCATTTCCAGAATCCGCGCTGTACTGGGCATATCCATGATTTAACCGGTCAATCAGATCGCTTTTCTTGAATGTTCGGAAACGAACTGGCAATATTGTGATTCGGCGATGTTAGCGCTCTCATGGGCGTCGCCGGGCACGTCGGCCGCACCCTTCACCGCCGTGGTTCCCGGCACTCCCGTCACTGTCCGTCCTGACCGAAGGGAGCCGTCGATGAACCCCCACCGCCGGGTCATCACCGTGATCGCGATGGCCGCCATCGCTCTGGTCGCGGCAACACCCGCATCGGTGATCGCCCCCAGGGCCACCGCCGCCACGATCGACACCAAGGCCCGGTACGTGCCGATCGACCGCGGCGGCGGCGAGCCCACGTCCGGGACCGGCACGTTCGGCAACCCGGTGGTGTGGCAGGACTTCGCCGACGGCGACATCATCCGGGTCGGCGACGCCTACTACTACTCCGCCTCGACCATGCACTACTCGCCCGGCGCGCCGATCCTGCGCTCCTACAACCTGGTCGACTGGGAGTACGCCGGGCACTCCGTGCCGCGGCTGGACTTCGACAACGCGGCCTACGACCTGTCCGGCGGACGCGCCTACGTCAGGGGCATCTGGGCGTCGGCGTTCAACCACCGGCCGTCGAACGGCACCTACTACTGGCTGGGCTGCACCGAGTTCAACCGCACCTACGTCTACACCGCGGCCGCGGTCGACGCGACCTGGTCCAAGCGGGCCCGGCTCGACACCTGTTACTACGACGCGGGGCTGCTCTTCGACGGCGACACCCCGTACGTCGCCTACGGCAACGGCACGATCAGCGTCGCGCAGCTCTCCGGCGACCTGACCTCGCAGGTGCGTGCGCAGACCGTCTACACCACGCCGTCGCACATCGGCACGCTCGAGGGCGCCCGGTTCTACAAGCGTGGTTCCTACTACTACATCTGGCTCACCCGCCCCGCGAACGGCCAGTACGTGCTGCGGTCGACCAGCCCCTGGGGGCCGTACGAGCAACGGCAGGTGCTGCTCGACCTGCCCGGCCCGATCTCCGGCGGGGGAGTGCCGCACCAGGGCGGCCTGGTCCAGACCCAGAACGGCGACTGGTACTACATGGCGTTCACCGACGCCTACCCCGGCGGGCGGGTGCCGACGCTCGCGCCGATCACCTGGTCCGGCGACTGGCCGGTGCTGACCACGGTGAACGGCCGCT
Coding sequences within it:
- a CDS encoding glycoside hydrolase family 6 protein is translated as MKRPVLTGALTALAMMLPAVLLGAPAAHADPISQTSGFYVNPNSSPAAWAAANPGDGRAAAIRTSIAQKPMASWFGNWSGDIGGAVGGYVGAADAVDKLPLLVAYNLPGRDACGGHSGGGAGSIGAYDAWISSFAGAIGNRPAIVVLEPDSLGDFNCMSQAQINDRVGMLSRAVGQFRSRAANTWVYLDAGNPGWVDAQTMSQRLHTAGVANARGFALNVSNYFTTGENSNYGNQVSSALQRFGYGKPFVIDTSRNGNGQNGQWCNPAGRRIGTPSQQGGGAEMLLWLKTPGESDGDCGVGGGSSAGQFLPEVAYKMIYGY
- a CDS encoding glycoside hydrolase family 2 TIM barrel-domain containing protein → MRRTLAFVLALAVALPPGAAVAAAPEPAPPIEVAAADAAARAATAATTPVDPAGGPKTAEDLYRYLEDPTLVGEGQQPQHSDLRPYPDARAAVADLTDRSARNPHVLPLNGQWRLKIHERPEDVPAAFRTDGFDARGWPAATVPHTWQSDFIDHPMFRNIPEEIPDNPPLVPRDLNPTGAYLRTVDLPADWSGDRVFLRFEGVTSAYLIWVNGGYVGYDQGGYTPAEFDITERLRPGRNRIAVQVHRWSAGSYLEDYDQWRFSGIFRDVWLYRTAQTRLRDAYLTTDLDAGYRDATLHARVDVAGPAEGFTVRGTLRDARDRAVATASVPAGSALAVPVTAPAKWSAEEPNLYALVLELLDPAGKPVHTTAQPVGFREVEVRDRQILVNGEHILIKGTNRAETDPDTGRYNTPQRQRDDVFLMKRLHLNAVRTSHYPSDPYLYRLADRHGLWVDDEVDIETHSHENCPSNCLADRPEWQAAFADRFQAMVARDKNHPSVIFWDTGNEAGLGAAHHAMAAWADANEPTRLLYHQSNSPDGDAPFADVDGPRYPTPARLAARTDASTKPIVMGEYAHAMGNGLGNFDQFWALARSNPQMQGGFIWDWAEQNLRQPLVFTPSQNGIQTFLVGKPEPAPGHRGQAVSLSSLDDFVDVFRDRRLDLTGPLTLDAWVKPGEWAGSFPILTKGQGYALQMRDTGTLEFGVDAGGWTAVSAPVPDDWYGAWHRVTGVYDGSALRLFIDGAEAGSVPRTGAVDPGLFEVNLGRNAETQQDNDLWSVRLGRGLIDDARIYGRALTAAELAGDPAGQAVLALNFDTYQRRGDFLSLGISLSGTDGLVGSDRYLQPETAEMAWAQAPIRFTATDPARGKVTVLNEQQAGGYELRLDWSLTEQARTLRSGSRTLRLGPGESVELDLGAAPANPDDRERTLNLTAVTTRDVAWARRGWTIGYDQFSAGGRAVPGILPAPVRGAPAVATRGDAITVSGPGFAYRFDDGALTSMRADGRELLAGPPTLDVYRPPTSNETYDWGTDDRRIWHDLGLDRLTTTVTGVQTRTETDAVVVEVRSTVAGTGISFAQTLRYRIDRGGTVTLTQDVAASGPGVGSLPYLPRIGISLRLPDEMQRFAFYGRGPHESYNDRRSGARLGVYRSTVEQEYVHYSRPQAYGNHTDTRWASLHDGRAGLLVGGARDVSVTPFDDLDRAEYDHQLPLVRNRGWVTLHALAGETGMGETPNSVLDPFKLSPSRPYSHELVLRPLTRAEVRAGGVPDSDVEAPCAPDVTATTDGRIEAGTPERVEVTVAARCADGLTEATAQLAVPPGWTVTPARAGLGTVAAGSPETAVFTVTAPADTDLGRYELTASVTSRNPAGYRTTITAVTATEAPLPAGYAWLSDRPWVQQANGWGPVEADRSNGEQGATDGNPMSIGGVQYAKGLGAHAYSSVLVDLGGACTRFRSDVGVDDEASGSVEFEVWADGTLRARSGVVTGDGGAVRLDVDLTGAGQLELRVTDAGNGNGMDHADWAAARLACG
- a CDS encoding GntR family transcriptional regulator, translated to MIVIDPASPVPPFEQLRAQLAAQIQERVLAVGTRLPTIRRLAADLGLAVNTVGRAYRELEEAGLIETRGAAGSFVSAAGEQGRERARRAAAEYAAVITSLGIDTTEAVRIVQAALTRSVPESG
- a CDS encoding glycoside hydrolase family 43 protein produces the protein MNPHRRVITVIAMAAIALVAATPASVIAPRATAATIDTKARYVPIDRGGGEPTSGTGTFGNPVVWQDFADGDIIRVGDAYYYSASTMHYSPGAPILRSYNLVDWEYAGHSVPRLDFDNAAYDLSGGRAYVRGIWASAFNHRPSNGTYYWLGCTEFNRTYVYTAAAVDATWSKRARLDTCYYDAGLLFDGDTPYVAYGNGTISVAQLSGDLTSQVRAQTVYTTPSHIGTLEGARFYKRGSYYYIWLTRPANGQYVLRSTSPWGPYEQRQVLLDLPGPISGGGVPHQGGLVQTQNGDWYYMAFTDAYPGGRVPTLAPITWSGDWPVLTTVNGRWGATYPRPNIATSRTVAPMTGPDTFIGPALGHRWEWNHNPDTSRYAVGSGLRLQTATVTGDLYNARNTLTHRIQGPSSTATIELDYSTMRDGDRSGLALLRDSSAWIGIRRDNGVTRVSMTNGLTMDGSWNTTGTGSEAAGATVSGGRIWLRATADIRPGTGRQATFLYSTDGTTFTRLGPAFTLGNAWQFFMGYRFGIFNYATASLGGAVTVRRFDLTTP